From Paenibacillus sp. FSL H8-0537:
TGTACAAGCTGCGGAGAGCGGTTCAAACCGCTCTAGCGCTAATAAATTCATTATCATGGTGCGAGCTTTGTGGACAAGTCCCACAATGGAAAGGCTGACGCTTGCTTTTTTGAAAGAAATAGGTTTTACTATAGTTTGATAATGAATGAAGATGGCAAGAGAGGATGTGTCCATATGAGCGGCAGCAACATCACTTTGAAGCTGGACCCTGAGCGGATTAAGGAAATGCCAATGGTTGATTTGGCATTTGAATTTCTTAAGACAACGAATAAGCCGTATTACTACCGTGATCTCATGATGGAGATTGCTAAAATACGCGGATTGTCAACCGATGGGATTAATCAAGTTATTGCACAAGTATATACTGAAATTAATATTGACGGCCGTTTCGCTTGCGTCGGCACAAATATGTGGGGACTTAAGCGCTGGTATCCAGTAGAGCGCAACGAAGACCCGATTTCCAACGCCAAACGCTCCAGAATCATTAACGACGACGACGATCTCGATGATGAAGATCTGTTCGCGGATGAGGAAGAGGAAACTTACGCAGCGGACGAAGAGGACTACGATGTTTATGATGAAGATCGTGAGTTCGAGGAAGCTGAAGAAGAAGCCGAAGCAGACGAAGAAACCGGAATCGAAGGCGAAGAGCTGGTAGATGATGATTCGGATGAGGAACTGGAAGAAGGCGAGGAAGCGGAAGATTTTGAAGAAGATGAAGAGGAAGAGGGCAGCAAGTAAGTCCTTGTTCACCCATGAATCGTTTAGGCTTGAAATATAACAATGGATAAGAAGGTCTCTTATTCTGGCCGCTTCTATTTCAGAGTGGAACGCTCGTTGCCGCCAAGTACGACAGGCAGCGCCGTTTATACTTGACAGGTTGTATACGTCAGAGTAAACTATTGCATGGGCTTTAGATTCGGTTAAGACAACCGCTTAATAATACGCCAAACGAAAAGTGCCCCGTACTCTACGGGTGTCACTTTTTTTGTTTGTACAAGAACATGTTCGGCGACGGAAGGCTTTGGCTTTTCGTTTGATGATACAGATAAACCGCTGTGGCGCGAAAGCGCCTATGTTTATTGGATAGATTGGGAATCCTATAGGAATACACACTAGAGCTTGGAGGGTATTGGCACAGTGACAAAATATATTTTCGTAACCGGAGGCGTGGTCTCTTCCTTGGGTAAAGGGATTACAGCCGCATCGCTTGGTCGATTGTTGAAGAACAGAGGCCTCAAAGTAACGATTCAAAAGTTTGACCCGTACATTAACGTAGACCCGGGAACGATGAGCCCTTATCAGCATGGTGAAGTGTTTGTAACCGATGATGGCGCAGAGACGGATCTTGACCTTGGCCACTACGAGCGTTTCATCGATATCAACCTGTCCAAAAACAGCAATGTAACGACAGGAAAAATTTATTCCAACGTTATTACCAAAGAGCGCCGTGGCGACTATTTGGGTGGAACGGTGCAGGTTATTCCGCATATTACAAATGAAATCAAGGATCGTGTATTCCGCGCAGGCAAAGAATCGGCTTCCGATGTTGTCATTACGGAGATCGGCGGAACGGTTGGCGATATCGAGAGTTTGCCATTCTTGGAAGCTATTCGTCAAATCAAAAGCGATATTGGCCGTGACAATGTAATGTACATTCACGTGACGCTGATTCCATTCATTAAAGCGGCTGGCGAAGTGAAAACGAAGCCGACTCAGCACAGTGTAAAAGAGCTTCGCAGCATCGGCATCCAGCCGAACGTAATCGTATGCCGTACGGAGCATGCGATGGCGGAGGACCTGAAGCACAAAATCGCCTTGTTCTGCGATATTGATGCTAATGCAGTTGTGGAATGCCGTGACGCTTCCACATTGTATGAAGTGCCTTTGATGCTTCGCGAGCAAGGCTTGGACGATATTGTCGTCAACCACTTGAAGCTCGGCACGAACGAGCCGGATATGACGGAGTGGACAAGCCTCGTACAGCGCGTGAAGTCGCTGCACAAAACAACAGAGATCGCGATTG
This genomic window contains:
- a CDS encoding CTP synthase; translation: MTKYIFVTGGVVSSLGKGITAASLGRLLKNRGLKVTIQKFDPYINVDPGTMSPYQHGEVFVTDDGAETDLDLGHYERFIDINLSKNSNVTTGKIYSNVITKERRGDYLGGTVQVIPHITNEIKDRVFRAGKESASDVVITEIGGTVGDIESLPFLEAIRQIKSDIGRDNVMYIHVTLIPFIKAAGEVKTKPTQHSVKELRSIGIQPNVIVCRTEHAMAEDLKHKIALFCDIDANAVVECRDASTLYEVPLMLREQGLDDIVVNHLKLGTNEPDMTEWTSLVQRVKSLHKTTEIAIVGKYVALHDAYLSIVESLAHAGIDADSEVKIRWVNAEELTDSNVADRLQGVHGILVPGGFGDRGIEGKVIAIRHAREQQVPFFGICLGMQVAVIEYARHVVGLDGANSSEINPSTPYPVIDLLPEQKDIEDMGGTMRLGLYPCKLIPGSLAAAEYGDELVYERHRHRYEFNNEFREQVEAAGLTISGTSPDGRLVEVVEMKDHPWFLAVQFHPEFTSRPNRPQKLFRGFVRAALAFSER
- the rpoE gene encoding DNA-directed RNA polymerase subunit delta translates to MSGSNITLKLDPERIKEMPMVDLAFEFLKTTNKPYYYRDLMMEIAKIRGLSTDGINQVIAQVYTEINIDGRFACVGTNMWGLKRWYPVERNEDPISNAKRSRIINDDDDLDDEDLFADEEEETYAADEEDYDVYDEDREFEEAEEEAEADEETGIEGEELVDDDSDEELEEGEEAEDFEEDEEEEGSK